From Pagrus major chromosome 18, Pma_NU_1.0, a single genomic window includes:
- the jakmip1 gene encoding janus kinase and microtubule-interacting protein 1 isoform X1 — MSSNTPPAAPPFKKGRKPEKSEVMTESVPATNEELRSKLMDVQIELQQERGKVCKLRERLQEQRQARELEQHKHAVALTDLRAKLHEEKLREIAAVREGLARQHDIELARAIKIRDAEVQRLQGLVNALRDGAADKLKNALLGEAREEARRAFDGERLKLQQEIQEQKTARKQADEALANAQQADKAKAADLRTAYQQHQDEVHRIKRDCERDIRRLMDELKAKDRVVGALEKELGLQAGYTQKLQLQKEALDEQLGHVREAERHNHGSPKREVMPGLGDNSDLLSNQELEERDMRRFQLKIAELHSVIRKLEDRNALLADERNELLKRVREAESQMKPIFEKNKRLSKKNDDLLQTLQRMEEKLKNLSRENAEMKEKASSSRPPLPQQPIQSQLKRPISLTDLSHAHEEQELEFLKLQISEQRGIIDELTQERDRLVMSKKNRRKPPKLTRRHVVETYFGFDEESIDSETSSLTSYNTDLTDRTPATPEEDLEESVTREESELRFRQLTREYQALQRAYALLQEQTGGSMDAEREARTREQLQAELNSCQAKIMDLEKALAERGQDSKWVEEKQYLLRTNQELHEKMCVLQQNESRLQAEVQDARDQNELLEFRVLELEVRDCNNVKMSPGGDNNNLSSRRKTYIQ, encoded by the exons ATGTCATCAAACACACCTCCTGCGGCCCCGCCCTTTAAAAAGGGAAGGAAGCCGGAGAAATCGGAGGTGATGACAGAATCGGTGCCGGCCACCAACGAGGAGCTGAGGAGCAAACTCATGGATGTCCAGattgagctgcagcaggagcgTGGCAAG GTATGTAAGCTCCGTGAGCGGCTCCAGGAGCAGCGGCAGGCTCGGGAGCTCGAGCAGCACAAACACGCTGTAGCGCTCACTGACCTGCGTGCCAAACTCCACGAAGAAAAGCTACGCGAGATAGCGGCAGTCCGAGAGGGCTTGGCACGGCAGCATGATATCGAGCTGGCCCGGGCCATCAAAATCCGGGATGCTGAGGTGCAGAGGCTCCAGGGGCTTGTAAACGCACTGAGAGATGGAGCTGCTGACAAGCTCAAAAATGCTCTTCTCGGAGAGGCTCGGGAGGAGGCCAGGAGAGCTTTTGATGGGGAGAGGctaaagctgcagcaggag ATCCAGGAGCAGAAGACGGCCAGGAAGCAGGCTGATGAGGCGCTTGCAAATGCTCAGCAGGCAGATAAAGCCAAAGCAGCAGATCTCCGCACAGCCTACCAACAGCACCAGGATGAGGTGCATCGAATTAAACGGGACTGTGAGAGAGACATCCGCAGACTG ATGGATGAGTTGAAGGCGAAGGACCGGGTGGTGGGTGCCCTGGAGAAAGAGCTGGGGCTGCAGGCGGGCTACACCCAGAAGCTTCAGCTTCAGAAGGAAGCTCTGGATGAGCAGCTGGGCCACGTACGAGAGGCTGAGAGACACAACCACGGCAGCCCTAAGAGAGAAGTGATGCCTGGGCTGGGGGACAACTCAGACCTGCTCAGCAACCAG GAGTTGGAGGAGCGTGACATGAGGAGGTTCCAGTTGAAGATTGCGGAGCTCCACTCGGTCATCAGGAAACTGGAGGACAGAAATGCACTGCTGGCTGACGAGAGGAATGAACTA TTGAAGAGGGTGCGAGAGGCAGAGAGCCAGATGAAGCCAATATTTGAGAAGAACAAGCGGCTGTCCAAGAAAAATGATGACCTCCTGCAAACGCTGCAACGAATGGAGGAGAAACTGAAGAACCTGAGCCGAGAGAACGCTGAAATG AAGGAGAAAGCCTCCTCCTCTCGGCCCCCCTTACCACAACAACCCATTCAGTCCCAGCTGAAGCGGCCAATCTCCCTGACAGACCTGAGCCACGCCCACGAAGAACAGGAATTGGAGTTCCTCAAGCTGCAGATTTCTGAGCAACGCGGCATCATTGATGAGCTCACGCAG GAACGTGACCGATTGGTGATGAGCAAAAAGAACAGGAGGAAACCTCCCAAGCTGACTAGA AGGCATGTTGTGGAGACATATTTTGGATTTGATGAGGAGTCGATAGACTCTGAGACCTCCTCTCTGACCTCCTATAACACTGACCTCACTGACCGCACGCCTGCAACTCCAGAGGAGGATTTGGAAGAG AGTGTTACCCGTGAAGAGTCAGAGCTTCGTTTCCGTCAGTTGACCAGAGAGTACCAGGCTCTCCAGCGTGCCTATGCCCTTCTCCAAGAGCAGACGGGGGGCTCTATGGATGCTGAGAGGGAAGCCAGG ACACGTGAACAGCTGCAGGCGGAGCTTAACAGCTGCCAGGCCAAGATAATGGACCTGGAGAAGGCCCTGGCCGAGAGGGGGCAG GATTCAAAGTGGGTGGAGGAGAAGCAGTACTTGCTCAGGACCAACCAGGAACTTCACGAGAAG
- the wfs1b gene encoding wolframin isoform X2 — METSPTGSAAAPKPNPSSPFTLRPSLSTSSSSTTTTTPTSERPKPKLTMPTPPTMPSSPPSTASPRTSPGLSSRSSSLSTPPASPLRQPIRSPSLVGRSQLNAASTGNPPTGSTSAGAAVKAPQPPPTPEPDPEEEVSFEDLEERAKSGEAKAQTKMGRYFLALAEERDEELNNCTAVTWLIQAAKQGRKDAVRLLQQCLASRKGITLENFEEVKKLCTETRFERGVRKAALLMYWKLNPERKKAVAVSEMLENVEHVHTEPGQPVSPGPLNSSTKKQRRVLETMVSNEASSHVGLDDFVEMTKKYAQGIAPSPVMAAAGGGDDDDDDEVVVKNPDELPLHQKVRGCPLDCLCFKSPSTQKCVFPIVTSLGCLSFTVQNDVHEAVKTILAFWDLCHVLTRVVPFPLLCFLQLLKFPLYALLEIKEHLIDWASRAGMQWLSALIPTHHVNALIFFFIISNLTIEFFIFLIPLLVFYLSFFSMVICTLRVFQNSKAWENYRALTDLLTHFEPGLDLEQAETNFGWTHLEPYLYFLLSVVFVVFSFPVADKSWIPCSELAAVAVFFTVTAFLSLHASAQLFARKALLTEVLSGACSLTHLLPDSFWFLRMFGTTFISVPLGDIVVLNLGMPCLLYGHLFYLLFRMAQLRGFKGTYLCLVPYLVCFNWCELTLVLLNNASAIGLIRTCVGYFLFLFALPILSLGMAAMLIIQLMQWFLALELTKMAVTLTICFVPVVLRLWTRFSLNPIVVFRSLSRSSIVKLILVWLSAVVLFCWMYVYRSEGMKVYNSTLTWPEYSNLCGPQAWKEYNMAQTQILCSHLEGHRVTWTGRFKYVRVTDIENGPHSVINLLPVFMGNWMRCLYGEPYPLCEEVKNATAEPQPLPAPAPPPEDPLCKLKKLAKHECHIKRFDRYKFEVTMGMPLERKAKNGTIIEDEDATKDIVLRASNEFKSVLLHLKTGSLVEFSTILEGRLGSKWPVFELKAIHCMSCADAQVPSRRQYKIEHDWRRTAQHALQFGFDFFFNPFLTAQLHPESETGTETEIVTQEVA, encoded by the exons ATGGAAACATCACCTACCGGCAGCGCTGCCGCCCCAAAACCCAACCCCTCATCTCCCTTCACCCTGAGGCCCAGCCTTTCCACTTCCAGCTCATCGACAACCACAACCACACCAACCTCAGAGCGCCCTAAGCCTAAACTCACCATGCCAACGCCGCCAACTATgccctcatctcctccctctaCTGCCTCCCCTCGGACTTCTCCTGGCCTTTCCTCCCGTTCTTCCTCCCTGTCCACGCCACCTGCCTCCCCTCTCCGCCAGCCCATCAGGAGCCCCTCTCTGGTGGGCAGATCTCAGCTTAATGCAGCCTCTACGGGGAATCCCCCAACTGGATCCACatctgctggagctgctgtgaAGGCTCCACAACCTCCACCCACACCCGAACCAG ATCCGGAGGAGGAGGTCAGTTTTGAGGACCTGGAGGAGAGAGCAAAGTCAGGAGAAGCTAAAGCACAGACCAAG aTGGGGCGTTACTTCCTGGCTCTGGCAGAAGAAAGAGATGAGGAGCTGAACAACTGTACAGCAGTCACTTGGCTCATCCAGGCTGCTAAACAAGGCCGCAAGGACGCCGTCAGACTGCTGCAGCAGTGCCTAGCCTCCAGGAAAG GCATCACTCTGGAGAACTTTGAGGAGGTGAAGAAATTGTGCACAGAGACACGTTTCGAGAGAGGAGTTAGGAAAGCAGCTCTGCTGATGTACTGGAAGTTGAACCCGGAGAGGAAGAAGGCGGTGGCTGTTTCTGAGATGTTGGAGAACGTTGAACACGTGCACACAGAGCCAG GTCAACCAGTCTCCCCAGGCCCACTAAACAGCTCCACCAAGAAACAGAGGAGAGTCCTGGAGACTATGGTCAGCAATGAGG CCAGCTCCCATGTGGGTCTTGACGACTTTGTTGAGATGACTAAGAAGTACGCTCAGGGTATTGCACCTTCTCCAGTCAtggctgcagcaggaggtggtgatgatgacgacgatgacGAGGTGGTAGTGAAGAATCCAGATGAACTGCCACTACACCAAAAGGTAAGAGGGTGTCCATTAGACTGTCTCTGTTTTAAGTCTCCCTCCACTCAAAAGTGTGTGTTTCCTATTGTTACTTCACttggatgtttgagcttcactgtgcagaacgATGTACATGAGGCAGTTAAAACGATTCTTGCATTTTGGGACCTTTGTCATGTACTAACCAGGGTGGTGCCCTTCCCTCTCTTGTGCTTCCTCCAGCTGCTGAAGTTCCCTCTCTACGCTCTGCTGGAGATCAAGGAGCACCTCATCGACTGGGCGTCACGTGCTGGCATGCAGTGGCTCAGCGCCCTGATCCCCACACACCACGTCAACGCActcatcttcttctttatcATCTCCAACCTCACGATCGagttcttcatcttcctcatccCTCTGCTGGTTTTCTACCTCTCATTCTTCTCCATGGTTATCTGCACACTGCGGGTTTTTCAG AATTCAAAAGCGTGGGAAAACTACCGGGCCCTGACAGACCTGCTGACTCATTTTGAACCCGGTCTAGATCTGGAGCAGGCTGAGACCAACTTTGGATGGACACACTTGGAGCCTTATCT GTACTTCCTGCTCTCGGTGGTCTTTGTGGTTTTCTCCTTCCCTGTTGCTGATAAATCCTGGATCCCCTGCTCCGAGTTGGCTGCTGTCGCTGTCTTCTTCACCGTCACTGCCTTCCTCAGCCTTCACGCCTCTGCTCAGCTCTTCGCTCGTAAAGCCCTCCTCACAGAAGTCCTCTCCGGAGCGTGCTCCCTCACTCACCTCCTGCCCGACTCCTTCTGGTTCCTCAGGATGTTTGGGACGACGTTCATCTCTGTGCCTCTAGGGGACATAGTGGTGTTGAACCTGGGGATGCCATGTCTGCTGTATGGACACCTTTTCTATCTCCTCTTTCGTATGGCCCAGCTGAGAGGCTTCAAGGGCACCTACCTGTGCCTGGTTCCCTACCTGGTTTGCTTCAACTGGTGCGAGCTCACCTTGGTGCTCCTTAATAACGCCTCTGCGATAGGACTCATCCGCACCTGCGTTGGctacttcctcttcctgttcgCCCTGCCTATACTCTCGCTGGGCATGGCTGCGATGCTCATCATCCAGCTGATGCAGTGGTTTCTCGCCCTGGAGCTGACCAAGATGGCAGTCACACTCACAATTTGCTTCGTGCCGGTAGTGTTGAGGCTTTGGACCCGCTTCAGCCTCAACCCCATCGTGGTTTTTCGGTCTTTGTCGCGGAGCAGCATCGTCAAGCTCATCCTGGTGTGGCTCAGTGCTGTGGTGCTCTTCTGCTGGATGTACGTCTACAGGTCTGAAGGCATGAAGGTGTATAACTCCACCCTGACGTGGCCTGAGTACAGCAACCTCTGCGGCCCTCAGGCCTGGAAAGAGTACAATATGGCTCAGACTCAGATTCTCTGCTCTCATCTGGAAGGACATCGCGTCACATGGACCGGACGCTTCAAATACGTCCGCGTGACCGACATTGAGAACGGGCCACATTCTGTAATCAACCTGCTGCCTGTGTTTATGGGGAATTGGATGCGGTGCCTTTATGGTGAGCCGTATCCTTTGTGTGAGGAGGTGAAAAACGCCACAGCTGAGCCCCAGCCTCTGCCTGCACCGGCTCCTCCTCCAGAAGATCCGCTCTGTAAACTTAAAAAACTGGCCAAGCACGAGTGCCATATCAAACGCTTTGATCGATACAAATTCGAAGTCACGATGGGCATGCCTCTGGAGAGGAAGGCCAAAAATGGGACGATCATAGAGGACGAAGACGCCACTAAGGACATAGTTCTACGGGCTAGTAATGAGTTCAAATCTGTGCTTTTACACTTAAAAACAGGAAGCCTGGTGGAGTTCAGCACCATACTGGAGGGTCGTTTAGGCTCCAAATGGCCTGTGTTTGAACTGAAAGCCATTCACTGCATGTCGTGCGCCGATGCCCAGGTGCCCAGTCGCAGGCAGTACAAGATCGAACACGACTGGAGGCGGACGGCTCAACACGCCCTGCAGTTTGGATTTGACTTCTTCTTCAACCCCTTCCTGACTGCTCAGCTCCACCCAGAGTCAGAGACTggaacagaaacagagattGTGACACAGGAGGTGGcgtag
- the wfs1b gene encoding wolframin isoform X1, translating into METSPTGSAAAPKPNPSSPFTLRPSLSTSSSSTTTTTPTSERPKPKLTMPTPPTMPSSPPSTASPRTSPGLSSRSSSLSTPPASPLRQPIRSPSLVGRSQLNAASTGNPPTGSTSAGAAVKAPQPPPTPEPEDPEEEVSFEDLEERAKSGEAKAQTKMGRYFLALAEERDEELNNCTAVTWLIQAAKQGRKDAVRLLQQCLASRKGITLENFEEVKKLCTETRFERGVRKAALLMYWKLNPERKKAVAVSEMLENVEHVHTEPGQPVSPGPLNSSTKKQRRVLETMVSNEASSHVGLDDFVEMTKKYAQGIAPSPVMAAAGGGDDDDDDEVVVKNPDELPLHQKVRGCPLDCLCFKSPSTQKCVFPIVTSLGCLSFTVQNDVHEAVKTILAFWDLCHVLTRVVPFPLLCFLQLLKFPLYALLEIKEHLIDWASRAGMQWLSALIPTHHVNALIFFFIISNLTIEFFIFLIPLLVFYLSFFSMVICTLRVFQNSKAWENYRALTDLLTHFEPGLDLEQAETNFGWTHLEPYLYFLLSVVFVVFSFPVADKSWIPCSELAAVAVFFTVTAFLSLHASAQLFARKALLTEVLSGACSLTHLLPDSFWFLRMFGTTFISVPLGDIVVLNLGMPCLLYGHLFYLLFRMAQLRGFKGTYLCLVPYLVCFNWCELTLVLLNNASAIGLIRTCVGYFLFLFALPILSLGMAAMLIIQLMQWFLALELTKMAVTLTICFVPVVLRLWTRFSLNPIVVFRSLSRSSIVKLILVWLSAVVLFCWMYVYRSEGMKVYNSTLTWPEYSNLCGPQAWKEYNMAQTQILCSHLEGHRVTWTGRFKYVRVTDIENGPHSVINLLPVFMGNWMRCLYGEPYPLCEEVKNATAEPQPLPAPAPPPEDPLCKLKKLAKHECHIKRFDRYKFEVTMGMPLERKAKNGTIIEDEDATKDIVLRASNEFKSVLLHLKTGSLVEFSTILEGRLGSKWPVFELKAIHCMSCADAQVPSRRQYKIEHDWRRTAQHALQFGFDFFFNPFLTAQLHPESETGTETEIVTQEVA; encoded by the exons ATGGAAACATCACCTACCGGCAGCGCTGCCGCCCCAAAACCCAACCCCTCATCTCCCTTCACCCTGAGGCCCAGCCTTTCCACTTCCAGCTCATCGACAACCACAACCACACCAACCTCAGAGCGCCCTAAGCCTAAACTCACCATGCCAACGCCGCCAACTATgccctcatctcctccctctaCTGCCTCCCCTCGGACTTCTCCTGGCCTTTCCTCCCGTTCTTCCTCCCTGTCCACGCCACCTGCCTCCCCTCTCCGCCAGCCCATCAGGAGCCCCTCTCTGGTGGGCAGATCTCAGCTTAATGCAGCCTCTACGGGGAATCCCCCAACTGGATCCACatctgctggagctgctgtgaAGGCTCCACAACCTCCACCCACACCCGAACCAG AAGATCCGGAGGAGGAGGTCAGTTTTGAGGACCTGGAGGAGAGAGCAAAGTCAGGAGAAGCTAAAGCACAGACCAAG aTGGGGCGTTACTTCCTGGCTCTGGCAGAAGAAAGAGATGAGGAGCTGAACAACTGTACAGCAGTCACTTGGCTCATCCAGGCTGCTAAACAAGGCCGCAAGGACGCCGTCAGACTGCTGCAGCAGTGCCTAGCCTCCAGGAAAG GCATCACTCTGGAGAACTTTGAGGAGGTGAAGAAATTGTGCACAGAGACACGTTTCGAGAGAGGAGTTAGGAAAGCAGCTCTGCTGATGTACTGGAAGTTGAACCCGGAGAGGAAGAAGGCGGTGGCTGTTTCTGAGATGTTGGAGAACGTTGAACACGTGCACACAGAGCCAG GTCAACCAGTCTCCCCAGGCCCACTAAACAGCTCCACCAAGAAACAGAGGAGAGTCCTGGAGACTATGGTCAGCAATGAGG CCAGCTCCCATGTGGGTCTTGACGACTTTGTTGAGATGACTAAGAAGTACGCTCAGGGTATTGCACCTTCTCCAGTCAtggctgcagcaggaggtggtgatgatgacgacgatgacGAGGTGGTAGTGAAGAATCCAGATGAACTGCCACTACACCAAAAGGTAAGAGGGTGTCCATTAGACTGTCTCTGTTTTAAGTCTCCCTCCACTCAAAAGTGTGTGTTTCCTATTGTTACTTCACttggatgtttgagcttcactgtgcagaacgATGTACATGAGGCAGTTAAAACGATTCTTGCATTTTGGGACCTTTGTCATGTACTAACCAGGGTGGTGCCCTTCCCTCTCTTGTGCTTCCTCCAGCTGCTGAAGTTCCCTCTCTACGCTCTGCTGGAGATCAAGGAGCACCTCATCGACTGGGCGTCACGTGCTGGCATGCAGTGGCTCAGCGCCCTGATCCCCACACACCACGTCAACGCActcatcttcttctttatcATCTCCAACCTCACGATCGagttcttcatcttcctcatccCTCTGCTGGTTTTCTACCTCTCATTCTTCTCCATGGTTATCTGCACACTGCGGGTTTTTCAG AATTCAAAAGCGTGGGAAAACTACCGGGCCCTGACAGACCTGCTGACTCATTTTGAACCCGGTCTAGATCTGGAGCAGGCTGAGACCAACTTTGGATGGACACACTTGGAGCCTTATCT GTACTTCCTGCTCTCGGTGGTCTTTGTGGTTTTCTCCTTCCCTGTTGCTGATAAATCCTGGATCCCCTGCTCCGAGTTGGCTGCTGTCGCTGTCTTCTTCACCGTCACTGCCTTCCTCAGCCTTCACGCCTCTGCTCAGCTCTTCGCTCGTAAAGCCCTCCTCACAGAAGTCCTCTCCGGAGCGTGCTCCCTCACTCACCTCCTGCCCGACTCCTTCTGGTTCCTCAGGATGTTTGGGACGACGTTCATCTCTGTGCCTCTAGGGGACATAGTGGTGTTGAACCTGGGGATGCCATGTCTGCTGTATGGACACCTTTTCTATCTCCTCTTTCGTATGGCCCAGCTGAGAGGCTTCAAGGGCACCTACCTGTGCCTGGTTCCCTACCTGGTTTGCTTCAACTGGTGCGAGCTCACCTTGGTGCTCCTTAATAACGCCTCTGCGATAGGACTCATCCGCACCTGCGTTGGctacttcctcttcctgttcgCCCTGCCTATACTCTCGCTGGGCATGGCTGCGATGCTCATCATCCAGCTGATGCAGTGGTTTCTCGCCCTGGAGCTGACCAAGATGGCAGTCACACTCACAATTTGCTTCGTGCCGGTAGTGTTGAGGCTTTGGACCCGCTTCAGCCTCAACCCCATCGTGGTTTTTCGGTCTTTGTCGCGGAGCAGCATCGTCAAGCTCATCCTGGTGTGGCTCAGTGCTGTGGTGCTCTTCTGCTGGATGTACGTCTACAGGTCTGAAGGCATGAAGGTGTATAACTCCACCCTGACGTGGCCTGAGTACAGCAACCTCTGCGGCCCTCAGGCCTGGAAAGAGTACAATATGGCTCAGACTCAGATTCTCTGCTCTCATCTGGAAGGACATCGCGTCACATGGACCGGACGCTTCAAATACGTCCGCGTGACCGACATTGAGAACGGGCCACATTCTGTAATCAACCTGCTGCCTGTGTTTATGGGGAATTGGATGCGGTGCCTTTATGGTGAGCCGTATCCTTTGTGTGAGGAGGTGAAAAACGCCACAGCTGAGCCCCAGCCTCTGCCTGCACCGGCTCCTCCTCCAGAAGATCCGCTCTGTAAACTTAAAAAACTGGCCAAGCACGAGTGCCATATCAAACGCTTTGATCGATACAAATTCGAAGTCACGATGGGCATGCCTCTGGAGAGGAAGGCCAAAAATGGGACGATCATAGAGGACGAAGACGCCACTAAGGACATAGTTCTACGGGCTAGTAATGAGTTCAAATCTGTGCTTTTACACTTAAAAACAGGAAGCCTGGTGGAGTTCAGCACCATACTGGAGGGTCGTTTAGGCTCCAAATGGCCTGTGTTTGAACTGAAAGCCATTCACTGCATGTCGTGCGCCGATGCCCAGGTGCCCAGTCGCAGGCAGTACAAGATCGAACACGACTGGAGGCGGACGGCTCAACACGCCCTGCAGTTTGGATTTGACTTCTTCTTCAACCCCTTCCTGACTGCTCAGCTCCACCCAGAGTCAGAGACTggaacagaaacagagattGTGACACAGGAGGTGGcgtag
- the wfs1b gene encoding wolframin isoform X3 — METSPTGSAAAPKPNPSSPFTLRPSLSTSSSSTTTTTPTSERPKPKLTMPTPPTMPSSPPSTASPRTSPGLSSRSSSLSTPPASPLRQPIRSPSLVGRSQLNAASTGNPPTGSTSAGAAVKAPQPPPTPEPEDPEEEVSFEDLEERAKSGEAKAQTKMGRYFLALAEERDEELNNCTAVTWLIQAAKQGRKDAVRLLQQCLASRKGITLENFEEVKKLCTETRFERGVRKAALLMYWKLNPERKKAVAVSEMLENVEHVHTEPGQPVSPGPLNSSTKKQRRVLETMVSNEASSHVGLDDFVEMTKKYAQGIAPSPVMAAAGGGDDDDDDEVVVKNPDELPLHQKLLKFPLYALLEIKEHLIDWASRAGMQWLSALIPTHHVNALIFFFIISNLTIEFFIFLIPLLVFYLSFFSMVICTLRVFQNSKAWENYRALTDLLTHFEPGLDLEQAETNFGWTHLEPYLYFLLSVVFVVFSFPVADKSWIPCSELAAVAVFFTVTAFLSLHASAQLFARKALLTEVLSGACSLTHLLPDSFWFLRMFGTTFISVPLGDIVVLNLGMPCLLYGHLFYLLFRMAQLRGFKGTYLCLVPYLVCFNWCELTLVLLNNASAIGLIRTCVGYFLFLFALPILSLGMAAMLIIQLMQWFLALELTKMAVTLTICFVPVVLRLWTRFSLNPIVVFRSLSRSSIVKLILVWLSAVVLFCWMYVYRSEGMKVYNSTLTWPEYSNLCGPQAWKEYNMAQTQILCSHLEGHRVTWTGRFKYVRVTDIENGPHSVINLLPVFMGNWMRCLYGEPYPLCEEVKNATAEPQPLPAPAPPPEDPLCKLKKLAKHECHIKRFDRYKFEVTMGMPLERKAKNGTIIEDEDATKDIVLRASNEFKSVLLHLKTGSLVEFSTILEGRLGSKWPVFELKAIHCMSCADAQVPSRRQYKIEHDWRRTAQHALQFGFDFFFNPFLTAQLHPESETGTETEIVTQEVA, encoded by the exons ATGGAAACATCACCTACCGGCAGCGCTGCCGCCCCAAAACCCAACCCCTCATCTCCCTTCACCCTGAGGCCCAGCCTTTCCACTTCCAGCTCATCGACAACCACAACCACACCAACCTCAGAGCGCCCTAAGCCTAAACTCACCATGCCAACGCCGCCAACTATgccctcatctcctccctctaCTGCCTCCCCTCGGACTTCTCCTGGCCTTTCCTCCCGTTCTTCCTCCCTGTCCACGCCACCTGCCTCCCCTCTCCGCCAGCCCATCAGGAGCCCCTCTCTGGTGGGCAGATCTCAGCTTAATGCAGCCTCTACGGGGAATCCCCCAACTGGATCCACatctgctggagctgctgtgaAGGCTCCACAACCTCCACCCACACCCGAACCAG AAGATCCGGAGGAGGAGGTCAGTTTTGAGGACCTGGAGGAGAGAGCAAAGTCAGGAGAAGCTAAAGCACAGACCAAG aTGGGGCGTTACTTCCTGGCTCTGGCAGAAGAAAGAGATGAGGAGCTGAACAACTGTACAGCAGTCACTTGGCTCATCCAGGCTGCTAAACAAGGCCGCAAGGACGCCGTCAGACTGCTGCAGCAGTGCCTAGCCTCCAGGAAAG GCATCACTCTGGAGAACTTTGAGGAGGTGAAGAAATTGTGCACAGAGACACGTTTCGAGAGAGGAGTTAGGAAAGCAGCTCTGCTGATGTACTGGAAGTTGAACCCGGAGAGGAAGAAGGCGGTGGCTGTTTCTGAGATGTTGGAGAACGTTGAACACGTGCACACAGAGCCAG GTCAACCAGTCTCCCCAGGCCCACTAAACAGCTCCACCAAGAAACAGAGGAGAGTCCTGGAGACTATGGTCAGCAATGAGG CCAGCTCCCATGTGGGTCTTGACGACTTTGTTGAGATGACTAAGAAGTACGCTCAGGGTATTGCACCTTCTCCAGTCAtggctgcagcaggaggtggtgatgatgacgacgatgacGAGGTGGTAGTGAAGAATCCAGATGAACTGCCACTACACCAAAAG CTGCTGAAGTTCCCTCTCTACGCTCTGCTGGAGATCAAGGAGCACCTCATCGACTGGGCGTCACGTGCTGGCATGCAGTGGCTCAGCGCCCTGATCCCCACACACCACGTCAACGCActcatcttcttctttatcATCTCCAACCTCACGATCGagttcttcatcttcctcatccCTCTGCTGGTTTTCTACCTCTCATTCTTCTCCATGGTTATCTGCACACTGCGGGTTTTTCAG AATTCAAAAGCGTGGGAAAACTACCGGGCCCTGACAGACCTGCTGACTCATTTTGAACCCGGTCTAGATCTGGAGCAGGCTGAGACCAACTTTGGATGGACACACTTGGAGCCTTATCT GTACTTCCTGCTCTCGGTGGTCTTTGTGGTTTTCTCCTTCCCTGTTGCTGATAAATCCTGGATCCCCTGCTCCGAGTTGGCTGCTGTCGCTGTCTTCTTCACCGTCACTGCCTTCCTCAGCCTTCACGCCTCTGCTCAGCTCTTCGCTCGTAAAGCCCTCCTCACAGAAGTCCTCTCCGGAGCGTGCTCCCTCACTCACCTCCTGCCCGACTCCTTCTGGTTCCTCAGGATGTTTGGGACGACGTTCATCTCTGTGCCTCTAGGGGACATAGTGGTGTTGAACCTGGGGATGCCATGTCTGCTGTATGGACACCTTTTCTATCTCCTCTTTCGTATGGCCCAGCTGAGAGGCTTCAAGGGCACCTACCTGTGCCTGGTTCCCTACCTGGTTTGCTTCAACTGGTGCGAGCTCACCTTGGTGCTCCTTAATAACGCCTCTGCGATAGGACTCATCCGCACCTGCGTTGGctacttcctcttcctgttcgCCCTGCCTATACTCTCGCTGGGCATGGCTGCGATGCTCATCATCCAGCTGATGCAGTGGTTTCTCGCCCTGGAGCTGACCAAGATGGCAGTCACACTCACAATTTGCTTCGTGCCGGTAGTGTTGAGGCTTTGGACCCGCTTCAGCCTCAACCCCATCGTGGTTTTTCGGTCTTTGTCGCGGAGCAGCATCGTCAAGCTCATCCTGGTGTGGCTCAGTGCTGTGGTGCTCTTCTGCTGGATGTACGTCTACAGGTCTGAAGGCATGAAGGTGTATAACTCCACCCTGACGTGGCCTGAGTACAGCAACCTCTGCGGCCCTCAGGCCTGGAAAGAGTACAATATGGCTCAGACTCAGATTCTCTGCTCTCATCTGGAAGGACATCGCGTCACATGGACCGGACGCTTCAAATACGTCCGCGTGACCGACATTGAGAACGGGCCACATTCTGTAATCAACCTGCTGCCTGTGTTTATGGGGAATTGGATGCGGTGCCTTTATGGTGAGCCGTATCCTTTGTGTGAGGAGGTGAAAAACGCCACAGCTGAGCCCCAGCCTCTGCCTGCACCGGCTCCTCCTCCAGAAGATCCGCTCTGTAAACTTAAAAAACTGGCCAAGCACGAGTGCCATATCAAACGCTTTGATCGATACAAATTCGAAGTCACGATGGGCATGCCTCTGGAGAGGAAGGCCAAAAATGGGACGATCATAGAGGACGAAGACGCCACTAAGGACATAGTTCTACGGGCTAGTAATGAGTTCAAATCTGTGCTTTTACACTTAAAAACAGGAAGCCTGGTGGAGTTCAGCACCATACTGGAGGGTCGTTTAGGCTCCAAATGGCCTGTGTTTGAACTGAAAGCCATTCACTGCATGTCGTGCGCCGATGCCCAGGTGCCCAGTCGCAGGCAGTACAAGATCGAACACGACTGGAGGCGGACGGCTCAACACGCCCTGCAGTTTGGATTTGACTTCTTCTTCAACCCCTTCCTGACTGCTCAGCTCCACCCAGAGTCAGAGACTggaacagaaacagagattGTGACACAGGAGGTGGcgtag